In Deltaproteobacteria bacterium, the DNA window CCCAAGCACATGTCTTGCTGGCCCAGAAACAGATCACAGGGGTAGAGGCGCCCCTCCGTATCGACACTATAAAAATGATGGCAGTTGTGGCGGAAAGCACACGTTGTTGGTTTGACGCCCAATAAGCCCCCCAAGATATCCTCGAGCATCCGGCATGTCGGCGGGTCAGGATGGCGAATCCATTCGTCGAAGTACTCCTTGACAAACCGTGCAAGAGAACGAGGACTAATGCTAGGAGGTGCAACTTCACCCCCGGGGCCTCGACAGAAGCATGGAAGCAGATCGACCGCGAGCTGCTCGTTGGTGATGAAATCGAAAACCTCTTTCGCCGCCGCCGCCATATCCTCGGTGATCACCAGAAGTGTGCCAAACGGCAGGTCGATTTCTCTCAGTTTGGCTGCGTTTGCCATAACTTCTTCATGGCACGAAGAAGAGTCGTCAGCCATGCTCTTACGATGGCGATTGTGAAAACGGGCGGGGCCATCAAGGCTAATCCCTATGTCAATGGGATGCTCGCGGAGTAATGATAGCCATTCATCGGGGACGTGCTTTCCGTTTGTCTGTACCTTATTTGTGGCCGAAGCACGACCGTCCGCCTTCAGCCGTTGTTGGGTTCGCAGGGCGCTCCACAAAACTGCTGGATCACAAAGCAAAGGCTCACCACCATGCCAATTGAAATCGACTCGCTTGACCGGCAAAGATAGAAACTGTTCACATACAAGTGAAGCGGTCTTCGCTGCCATAAACGAGGCCGTGCTTCCTAACCTATTCGAAGTCCTAGCATAACAGTAAGTACATGCCAAGTTGCAACGGGCAGAGATGCGTACCACTACTGTTATATTGTCAGGAAGCACGGCCTCTTTTATAGGGTCTGCTTGCATCGCCCCCTCCAAAACTCTGGACCTTGATCAGAACACGGCGCCCCGCGCACGCACATGCTTTGATCAAAGAAGCGGGCCTGTGCAATTTCAGTGCATTTATCCTCCTCGAACAACACCTGCGACTTGAAATGGGACATCCCGGTCATGCGGGAATGGCACGCCCCCCGCTCTTTCTGATCAAGCCATCATCTCATCGAGCTGCGGCTATGGGCGTTCCAGTTTTGGGCCCACATCACGGTCTCTGCATCCTCCGCATCAGCCTTACGGATGATGCGAGCTATAACGCGAGCACCCGGTTTATCGCTCGTCTCAAGATTTTCGATTAGGTTTTCGCGCTCGTTGATGGACTGCTCATTTCGAAGTGCCCCTGCTTTCTGCATCGTGTTCCTCCTTTCCCTCCAAGGGAGTTAAACAGTTACGCCAAAGGAAACCATAGCGCCTCTTAGCTGTTTGGTGTGGATGAGCCTGTTGGCGGGGCAGCATATCCGGGTCCCATGCAACCCCGCCCCTCCACTAACCTGCCCCCTGCGAGGAGCTTTTTGGGACCCACGGCAACCCACGCGCAAAGGCGGTTTCCACACAAACCTATAGAATTTTCATTATATGGCATAATCCATACTGAAGTCAAACTTTTTAAAGAAAAATATGGTAGGATACACTTCTCTATCTGCGGAACGCCTCCAGTGCCTCCTGCGCTTCGTATGCCTCGTCCATGCGTCTCAGTAAAGCTTTTTTTTCAGGCGGCACACTCTTGAATGCCTTGCTCAAGAAGGAGTGGAAATCATCCTGGCCATCCAGGACAGCCGTGAAGGGGCTATGCTCACGCCGGTCAAAACCCGCGTCGAGGTCCAGAAGCATTCACGCCCGGCGACATCGAAGGTAGTGGAAATGCCCCGCCGAATCTCAATGTTCGGCGCCGTGCGGGATAGACGGGCATAAAGCGCCAGGCTGAGAGGAGTTTCTTATCCTTCTTCATGAAATCAGGTTCGTGAGGTTTGAGAAGCGCCCAGAACTCGAGTGAGCGATTCATGTGTACTGCCCGGAAGTGATCATATATCATCTGGGCTCGTTGCTTTCGAACCGAAACATCGCTTTCGCCATGGAAGACAAAAGAGCTTTTATCAGCCACTGATAACGCCTTCGGCCATCAACTCCGCCTGCCGGATAACCAGTTGGGTAGCCGACTCTTGGGCATCCGGGGGATAGCCATACTTGGTCAGCAGCCGCCGTACCGTCCGCCGCATGTCCGCGCGCACAGTTTCCCGCTGCGTCCAGTCAAGCGACGCCTTGGCCTTGATTCGATCGGCAAGCTCACGTGCAATCACCCTGAGCGTATCGGCCTGCATCACCTCACGGGCAGAGGCATTGTCCGCGAGCGCGTCGTAGAACGCGATCTCTTCTTCGGTCAGGCCTGATTCCTCGCCCCGGTGAACTGCCTCCCGAATGGCACGGGCCAAGCCGATCAACTCCTCTATTACCTGTGCCGTTGTGATCGCACGATTGGTGTATCGCGTGAGCACCGACTCCAGCGATTCACGGAATGTCCGCGACTGCACGATGTTCACCCTCTCCCGGCTTCGGATCTGGTCATTTAGAAGTTTTCGCAAGGTCTCCAGCGCCAGGTTCTTGTGCGGCAGCGCAGCCAGCCGTTCAAGGAAGTCTTCAGAAAGGATGCCCACGTTCGGTTCCGGTAAACCAGCCGCCTTAAACAGATCAATAACGCCATCAGAGGCTATCGCGCCGGAGATCACCTGACGTACCGCAGCCCGCGAATCCGGCGGAGGCGGGGGACCATCGTCCGCAAGTCGTTTGCGGATCGCAGCCCGCACACACTGGAAATATATCAGATGGTCGCGGATGGCCTCGGTTTCGTTGCGTGGAACCGACAACGCAAAAGCCTTGGACAACGCCGCCACCATCGTCATGAACCGCCTTTTACCGTCTTCCTGCTCAAAAACATAGTCCGCTCCCGACGTCACCGCATGCAACTGGTCTGCCTCGGCACCCTTGACGAATGGGCTGTAATCGAAGCCGTTGAAAAAATCACGCAACGCTTCATACTGGCGCTCCATAAGGGGCACGGCCTCTCCCTGGATTTCTTCAACAGGACTGCCTTCCCCGCCAGCCTGGGTGTACGTCTGCACTGCATCGCGGAGCTGATCGGCAATGCCGAGGAAGTCCGCGACCACGCCGCCTGGTTTTTCGCCAAACACGCGGTTCACCCGCGCTATCGCCTGCATCAGATTATGACCCGCCAGGGGTTTGTCCAGATACATCGTATGCATCGGCGGGCAATCGAATCCTGTCAGCCACATATCGCAGACGATCACCAGGCGAAAATCATCTTCGGGGTCCTTGAAACGGCGAGCAAGGGCCTCTCGCCGTCCCTTGGTTCGTGCATGGAAGGCCACGCGTTCACCCTCGGCTACCGCTCCTGTCATTACTACCTTCACGAATCCGGCTTCGTCCCCATCCGCATGCCACTCGGGCCTCAGAGCCACAATCTCTTCATAGAGGTCCATGCAGATGTTGCGGCTCATGCAGACCGCCATGGCCTTACCTTCGATGACTTCACGGCGCTTCTCGAAGTGTTCCACGATCTCTTTTGCAACCAGCTTCAACCGTTCCCGCGCCCCGACCAGTTCTTCCAGCGGAACCTCTATGTCCTTGGGGACGCCGTAACCTTCCTTGTCGGCCGCTGTTGCAGCGTCGAGCAGACTCTCGGCTTCGGCAATGCCTGCTTCATTCGGGAGCAGCTTCACCAGCCGCATCTCGTAGTAGATTGGGACGGTTGCGTTGTCCTCAATGGCTTGGCGGATGTCGTAGATATCCGCGTACTCACCGAACACAGCCGGCGTGCTGCGGTCGTCGCGCTCCAAAGGAGTGCCCGTGAAACCGATGAATGTGGCATTTGGGATCGCGTCCCGCATCCACCGCGCACCGCCTTGGAGAAAACCGTACTGGCTACGATGGGCCTCATCGGCCAGAACGACGATGTTTGACCGCTCACTGACAGGGCCGCCTCTCTCTTCGAATTTCTGGATCGTCGTAAACACAACGCCGCCGGAGGCCCGATTCAGCTTTGCCGTCAGATCTTCCCGGCTCTGGGCTTGTTCGGGCTGCTGACGAAGCAATGCCCGGCCAGAGGCAAACGTGCCGAAGAGCTGGTTGTCCAGGTCGTTGCGGTCGGTCACCACGACGATGGTCGGGTTCGCCAGTTCCGTGTCGCCAATCAGCGCCCCTGCCAGCATGAGCATCGTCAGGCTCTTGCCTGAGCCCTGGGTGTGCCAAATCACACCGCCCCGCCCGTCGCCGTGGCCTGTAGGGGGCTTCAACGCCACCTTGACGGTAGATCGTGCCCCGCGCACCGCGCGGAACTGATGATATCCCGCTACCTTCTTGATGATCTCCCCGGTCCGATCATCGTCTTCAAAAGTGACGCAGTGCAGGAGATAGTCCAGCAGCCTTGCAGGCTCGAACAGGCCCTTGATAAGAGCCTCAAGGTTTGGCTGGCCCGGTTTGAGGCAGTCTTCGATGGAGCGCCAGGGCGAGAACCGGTCCGACCCAGCCGTCAGCGAGCCGACCCGCGTGGAGTCACCATCGCTGATCACCATCAACTCATTGCAGATGAATAGCGACGGAATATGCTGCTTGTAATCTTGAAGCTGCCGGTATGCTTTCCAGACATCCGCCTGAATATTTGCGGGGTCCTTTAGTTCGATGACCACAATGGGCAGGCCATTAATAAATAGCACCTGATCGGCCCGGCGGTGGCTGTTGCCGCATTTGACGGTGAACTGGTTCACCACAAGGAGGTCATTTCTCGCCGGATAGACAAAATCCACCAGCCACGCCTTGTCACCTCGAGCTTCTCCATCAGCGGTGCGGTACTCAACGTCAATACCGTCGGTCATCAGCCGGTGGAACCACCGATTGTTCTGCTCCATCGTTGGTTCCGGCGGACGTGTGACTATCCGCACCGCCTGCTCTATGGAGTCTTCGGGTAAGTGATCGTTGATCTTCCGTAGCGCTGCTCGAAGACGTGGCTCCAGTACTACGTGCTCGTGGCTCATGCGGAGCGGGGTTTCTGCACCGGGTGAGACTTCCGCGCCTTTACGGGTATCGTAGCCCAATGCCTCGAACCAGCCCAGAGATGCCTTTTCCAGGATTTTTTCGTTCATTCCAGGCCCTCCTCTGGTTCGGCGCCTTCATCAGTGGTCTCTTGCCCCTGTCTGAACTGGACCAAGGCACTACGGTAGGCCCCGAAGTCCGCGCGGAACAATGCCTCGCTTGCAATCAACGGCACGTCCAGCACCTGGAATGGTCCAAAATTGCTGTCGATGAACTCATCGAAATCTGCGTGATCGCCATACCGGAATCGTGACAACGGATCGCGTCGTGCCGAACCGAGGTGGGTCTTGAACAACAGGCCAACCACTGCATCGGTAGAGCGAGCTAAAATCTCGGCATAACGAGCATCCAACAGGGGAGCATAGGCGTCCGAGCCATGAGCTGCGGAGCCGTGGGCATTTCTAATTTCCACAATTCCTGCAACGATCTGATTCAGTCCACGGACAAGTTGCTCCGCCCCTGTGCGCAACCGCGCATCAACGCCGCCATCATCCCTTGGTCCGAGGTTGAGGTATTTGACGGATTCAGAAACCAATTTCGGTGCTTCCCACGCGGAATCTACGGCAATGCCTCGGTCCGTCAGGATGGTTTTGCAGGTCGTCTCAATGATCGTTCTACAGAAGGATACGACTACACCGGGCCGATCCGG includes these proteins:
- a CDS encoding abortive infection family protein, translated to MANDVAGSTLLPACRELLALHPESLRIREQVEALEEAMPDRPGVVVSFCRTIIETTCKTILTDRGIAVDSAWEAPKLVSESVKYLNLGPRDDGGVDARLRTGAEQLVRGLNQIVAGIVEIRNAHGSAAHGSDAYAPLLDARYAEILARSTDAVVGLLFKTHLGSARRDPLSRFRYGDHADFDEFIDSNFGPFQVLDVPLIASEALFRADFGAYRSALVQFRQGQETTDEGAEPEEGLE
- a CDS encoding radical SAM protein — encoded protein: MQADPIKEAVLPDNITVVVRISARCNLACTYCYARTSNRLGSTASFMAAKTASLVCEQFLSLPVKRVDFNWHGGEPLLCDPAVLWSALRTQQRLKADGRASATNKVQTNGKHVPDEWLSLLREHPIDIGISLDGPARFHNRHRKSMADDSSSCHEEVMANAAKLREIDLPFGTLLVITEDMAAAAKEVFDFITNEQLAVDLLPCFCRGPGGEVAPPSISPRSLARFVKEYFDEWIRHPDPPTCRMLEDILGGLLGVKPTTCAFRHNCHHFYSVDTEGRLYPCDLFLGQQDMCLGDLRSEPLSIILRSPRARAIRSRIAALPEGCSECNWLASCGGGCAAHRIGQKPNSFGRYYFCGARKSIFRHIEEFMAANADLSLTALTALRGRS
- a CDS encoding type I restriction endonuclease subunit R, translating into MNEKILEKASLGWFEALGYDTRKGAEVSPGAETPLRMSHEHVVLEPRLRAALRKINDHLPEDSIEQAVRIVTRPPEPTMEQNNRWFHRLMTDGIDVEYRTADGEARGDKAWLVDFVYPARNDLLVVNQFTVKCGNSHRRADQVLFINGLPIVVIELKDPANIQADVWKAYRQLQDYKQHIPSLFICNELMVISDGDSTRVGSLTAGSDRFSPWRSIEDCLKPGQPNLEALIKGLFEPARLLDYLLHCVTFEDDDRTGEIIKKVAGYHQFRAVRGARSTVKVALKPPTGHGDGRGGVIWHTQGSGKSLTMLMLAGALIGDTELANPTIVVVTDRNDLDNQLFGTFASGRALLRQQPEQAQSREDLTAKLNRASGGVVFTTIQKFEERGGPVSERSNIVVLADEAHRSQYGFLQGGARWMRDAIPNATFIGFTGTPLERDDRSTPAVFGEYADIYDIRQAIEDNATVPIYYEMRLVKLLPNEAGIAEAESLLDAATAADKEGYGVPKDIEVPLEELVGARERLKLVAKEIVEHFEKRREVIEGKAMAVCMSRNICMDLYEEIVALRPEWHADGDEAGFVKVVMTGAVAEGERVAFHARTKGRREALARRFKDPEDDFRLVIVCDMWLTGFDCPPMHTMYLDKPLAGHNLMQAIARVNRVFGEKPGGVVADFLGIADQLRDAVQTYTQAGGEGSPVEEIQGEAVPLMERQYEALRDFFNGFDYSPFVKGAEADQLHAVTSGADYVFEQEDGKRRFMTMVAALSKAFALSVPRNETEAIRDHLIYFQCVRAAIRKRLADDGPPPPPDSRAAVRQVISGAIASDGVIDLFKAAGLPEPNVGILSEDFLERLAALPHKNLALETLRKLLNDQIRSRERVNIVQSRTFRESLESVLTRYTNRAITTAQVIEELIGLARAIREAVHRGEESGLTEEEIAFYDALADNASAREVMQADTLRVIARELADRIKAKASLDWTQRETVRADMRRTVRRLLTKYGYPPDAQESATQLVIRQAELMAEGVISG